In the genome of Triplophysa dalaica isolate WHDGS20190420 chromosome 17, ASM1584641v1, whole genome shotgun sequence, the window ACTGCAATTTGTATTGAACCTGTTTTTTTAATCCCATCAGCTGGCTCTACTCAGCGTGTCCTGCTGTGACTCCAGAGGTATACAAGGCCCTCCCTCAAAACAGGCCATCTGGTCGATCACCTGTAAAGGTGACATCTTTGTGAGCGAGCCTACGAAAGAACTTGAAGCATCGCTCTATCCAACACCATGTGATCAGATGTAAGGATTACCATTTAGTAGGGTTGTTAATGATCAACATTAATCACATCCATactaaagtttgtgtttacataacatatgtCGGTGTACTGTGCATACTTATTtcgtatttataaacacattcacatgcatgtatatatttaagaacaatataaaaatgaataaatatttatatactgtataatttaaattattggcaaatacatgcaaatattttttaaagatgcatACACGTATGTTTATGTGttgataataaatacaaaatgaacaagCACAGTACACAGTTATAAATTATgttaacaaacttttattctggatatgATTATCTGCGATTAATTGTTAACTGCCCTACATTTTCAgcaatatatataaacatgtagtttatatatttatatctacaaatataattgatttccaaaataattttaaaataccACTGTTCTAAGGGTGTTTATGATTCGTTGTGaacaggttttggcgtcaagtCGGAGGCCATTTGCGTATTATTGAGTCTAACAGTCTTGGTGTGGTGTGGGGGATCGGTTACGACCACACCGCCTGGGTTCATACTGGAGGCTACGGAGGAGGATTCTTTCAGGGTAAATCCATCACCATTATTTcatgatttaataaataaactctAAGTTAATATAAGTTCATTCCACACATGTAGGGTTGGCAAGCAGCACAGATAACATCTACACACAGACGGATGTGAAGAGTGTTTATATATATGAGAACCAGCGCTGGAACCCCGTCACTGGCTACACTAACAGGTAAACACTGAgctttattatacaattaacGCTTAGACATACTCAGTGTTCTCAGTCCACTATTTCTCCACCAGGGGTCTCCCTACTGATCGGTACATGTGGAGTGATGCCTCAGGTCTGAAGGAGTGCACCAAAACTAATTCTAAACCACCCTCCCCAAACTGGACATGGGTATGTATTGTAACCCATATTCCATCTATAGATAAATGCATTACGTCGTGGTTGTGTGCTAAATTGTTGGATTCATTTGAATAGAAAGAGTGTGAAAGGTTTTGTACATGTATGCGTTATGCCGTGCAGGTGTCAGATTGGACTATTGACTATGCTGTGGCACTAGGAACAGACAGAGAGGGCTGGCAGTATGCAGCGGACTTTCCTGCGTAAGTCGTACAGTTGTACCCACTGCAAGCTTTGTTTTTAGCTGTTTGCATTGTCTCAGTGcttcaattataaaaaaatggtgCAAATCAGTTTATGGTACAAAGATGCTCAATTAATTTGTGTCCGTACATCGCAGGCTGGCTTTGAGTGCAGTAGATATGAGACAGTTTGCTTTAAAAGAATGACACTATCATTTAAAACCTGGGAAAATTAAAGAATTTTAAAGGCACAACATAAAagatttttgcattaaaatatccataaaccatttagacaaattgtttttatgaagTGACGAATGACACACAGTCGCCActtttttgataaataaattgACTCCTTGCACGTGCTCCTTCATGCTGGTCAGTAATTTCCGGTAAAAGTGTTAAGTTTATCTACATGCAGAGATCATGTTAGATTATTTcacttcattaaaaacaaaaatccttTTTGTGATGTTAACATGTGGGTTTTTATGAGTGATCTTAAATGATCAGAAGTTCACCTCCTAATATGTATTATAAACGTATACTTATCTGCTGATTCATAAAGCCGTTGAATGCACTCTGCAGTAGTCCATCGCTTTCCTAAACGGTGTTTCCTAACAGTTAAGTTTCATTCATGAGTATGTGAGTAAATACGAGTATTTTAAAATCGCAATGTGCAGATAGAGCAGATTTAATGCCAGATGAATACATTAACTTTGCAAATTTTTGTGGCATTTATCCTTAAACATTATAACTACAGTTTTCACATAGGTCTATAGCTATTGACCAAAAAATGCACTCACTTGTGTGAAAATTTCTGACGCAAATTCGATGCAATGGCCTTTAGTCTCCTTCAGCCTTCTGTGACTTGCATTCGGTGGTTAAATGTCTGCCAAAGAGTTGTGTGTGAGGAGAAAAACGGAAACGCTATCGTTCATCAGCCATCACTTTCCCAGATCTTTTGAAGATTATGTACCTAGGGATGTTTAGAATTTTCTTCATAAATCGCTGATAATTTATGTAagcaaattgttttttaaataataattactttaatataaacttttttcaaatgtttttttttattttttcaaatgcttagttctaaaatattttcttactaCTAATACTAGAAATTGCAGTTAACTCATTTCTCATATCTGGAACTTACTTGGTCACAAACTGAAACCTTGATACTTGCATCACATCACTTTTTCAGCATATTTCTCATCTGATTAAGTTAGACTGTGGGTCGTTTGTGAATGAGATGCAAGTTTTTGTGCTGAAATGCTGCGACCGTTTAGTCGACTCACTGGAGTCATGAAgccatttaatattaatattacttttaCCCGCATGGTTGAGAGAGAACTAATCCCCTCTTATGTCTTCTTTAAATTGAATAACTGTTCTAGGTCATACCatggaaacaaaacattaaaggaCTTTGTCCGGCGCAGGCGTTGGGCCAGGTATGTTTCACAATGTATATTCTGCTCTCCCGAGCTCTGTTCATCCATGCACTTATGATTATACCTTGTTCTTTACTCTTAGAAAGTGTAAACACACAACAACCGGCCCCTGGCAGGAGGTTCCGCCTATACCTCTAAGTGACGTAACAATCCTGCCGTGCGGGCCAAAGAACACAGTAGAACAGGTGCCACTCTGGGCCATCAGTAACAAAGGGGATGTTCTGTGTCGTCTGGGTGTCACCTCACTGACCCCTGCAGTAAGGGCcaagttcattattttttagATCAAAGATAATTGATCTACATAATGTTTTAGATGTACATAAGGTCATAACTTGTGAATACAATTTAGCAATTACTCTCACTAAAGcgatgtgtttttttcccttcAGGGGTCGTCATGGTTACACGTAGGAACTGACCAGCCTTTCAAGTCCATTTCTATAGGTGCTGTCCATCAGGTGTGGGCCATTGCTAAAGATGGCTCGGCATTCTATAGGGGCTCTGTATCGGTCCAGGACCCCGCAGGTGAGAGAAAAACATTCCATCATGACTAGTAAATTTCTCTTTCGACTCTTTCCTAGTTGTAATGTACTGTTAATTCATACACCCTCCATCAAAATAAACACACCGTCATTCACATGCTCTTGTCACGTAACATGTTTATTCAAGTTCTGCCTATCATGCTAATGTTGCGACATCGGCTGCAGTGACATTTCAAAGGCAAGTTTTATCTGTGCTTATAGGAGATTGCTGGTACCACATCCCCTCTCCGGCCGGACAGAAGCTCAAACAGGTTTCAGTGGGCAGGACGTCAGTTTACACTGTGGATGAAAATGGTAAACCAATACACATCTTCTGATCTACTGAAGATGGTCTCCATAGGagctgttaaatataaatatatgcataCAGCATAACTGAAGTGCAGTTGTTTAATTTAAGCATTGCTGTTTTGTCTGTTCTGTGGCCCTTTTCGTGCAGGTAACCTGTGGTACAGACAGGGTGTGACCCCCAGTTACCCTCAGGGCTCATCTTGGGAGCACATCTCTAATAATGTGCGAAAAGTATCAGTGGGACCTCTAGACCAGGTCTGGAATATTTCCTCATAAATTGTTATAAGGATGTGGAGAAAATGGATTACTGATGCATTTTAGTTCATgatcagattaaaaaaatgtattctgtttttttttaaggaacttTGCAGCGTTATTGTAAACATTGTTCCTGtgccttttttttgtttatgtgccCTCACAATCTTTAATGAAAATccgaaaatgcacttccgccctctgatgacatcatttagACTGCTTGGGCAGAACATCGGTTAACTGAAGTAAAGATGATCACCATTTCTTGTTCAAGGGGACCAAATGATTCTGAATTGATTCACAAAAATTCAGAATTAGACAGTTTTGAAGTAACAATGTGAACAACAAACACGTGCAGAGCTACACAGTTAAGCATGTATGACACATTTGGAGCAGCATATACAAAAGAAAGTGCTGCACCTAAGCAACAAACATACAGCCGCtgagaaaatgaagagaccatttcagaggCAGTTTTTCTGAGGCGGCTGGTTCTGTACACACAATCCTTACACAcaggaagtgcattttctggaTTAGGGGGGCTGTAAATACCGCAAAGagtttattttcacttttaaccaaTACCAtggtaatatttgtacatgtattaagaaaaaacaaaatgtttttatgtgctcacctttttatcacagttttcatgtatCTTGTCATGTTGTCAGGCTTTTACATTACTGTCTGATGACTATATATCAGTGCTacggtttgattttattgaaattcaacaaacactggactttaattgtcacaatacatctagaaatgctgatttgaaatgaaaatgtggaaTAATCTCTTAACTTTTTCAGTAGCTGTATGTGCCAAGTCAgttttacaatatttgttttactttatttgtacagtatagaTTTAgcataaataaatttaaacagCATCAGGACTTCCTCAAAACTTGAATTGAGTCATGGTGTGTCCACAACACAAGTTTGTTTTAACTTGACTAGgttttttcccttttaaatgCAACATATGTGTTTTCTCTCTAAGGTGTGGGTCATTGCAGATAAAGTGCAGGGTAGCCACAGTCTCAGCTGTGGAACTGTATGTCGCCGGCTGGGGGTGCTGCCTACAGAACCCAAAGGTCACTCGTGGGACTATGGCATTGGGGTAAGAAATGCTGATATAGTTCAAACTGTTATATTTGCCGTTTAAAGAAATAGACAATAAAATCGAATAGAATGGGTTGAAAATGAGAAATCCTGTGTTGTCTTCTCAGGGTGGATGGGATCACATAACGATAAGGGGGAATGCCGTGGAAGCCCCTCGCATCAAGATGCCACCCTTAACTGAAAACAGCAGCCACCAAATATCAGGCTCACTGCAAACCCGTAACCAGCCTGAGATCAATGGAAACCCAGTAGATGTTAGTCAAGCACCCCCAGAGTCTCTCACTAACCATCTCTAGTGTAGCCATATTCACTTCTCCTCTGTAGAACAGAGAGTTGCTCCTGTGTGCAGATGACTCATCACGTCCTCTTGTTGATCTGTGTCTTCATGTAagcttaaaaacatttgtttcaagTGCTTTCGTGGATAACACGGTCACTTCCAGTACCGCTCTCTCTTTTATTCCAGtcgtttttgtttttacactTTTGGTTTGGATCTTAATTTAatggttatttatttgtttgtggtCATATCGTTTTGCTTTTTTTCGCAATTCTTAAATGGAGTTTAGTGCCATTGAATACAAAGGCACAATGTGAGTAACTGAAAATTTCAACACACATTTTAgattaaacattacaaaacaaagcTATCAATTCAAATAACTGCTTCAAAAATTAATTTTCAGTTTGGATACAATGTCATTAAACGTGAGTTATGgggtaaaaaaatacagtaattaTACTTATTGATGCCCGGCACATGCCACGCAAAGAGAAAGAATTATATGGGAGCAATGAATTAAGAATTAATTCCAACCATTAATCACTACTTGTGCATGTTTTGATAAGTCATTGCCTTATTAAAGGGAAATTGTGCCCACGTTTCACTAATTTCTCTTAAAAAACTCCTATCTGCAATTTAATAAAcaaccactccttaataataaAAGATGTGGCTGTTGTTATGGACCATACATCTTTGGTGATGTTTGCAATCAATGACTGTGAAGGGGAACCTgtttacaaaaaatctaaaacatgGACACAATTTACCATAAACAAGGAAACAaatttttaaaacatgcttatgtataaataaatcattgatTAAATTCTTATTTGCGGCCACAATATAGATTTTTCTCATGTCAAGTGCGAGGCTCCATAAAGCGGCATATAATCTTGCATAATTTAGTGGCCAAGACATCAAAAAGATCTTCTTATATCAGATAAATagattatttcacatttttaatcaaaggTGAAATGGCAATGTGGTACTATGTAAAAGGAGGAAACGTTTGGTTTTTGGAGTTAGCAAAAAAAGtgcaatatttaatttttaacttgacaatgttatgaaaaatgtatttcctcAGGATGACACGACATTTCTTTCCATTCACACATAACAATGGTATAATTCTGTTTAAAGGCAGCAGCACAAATTTCAGAGAGTAACAGTATTTATACTAAAATGTTGATTGTTTTTATCTTTCCTATTCTAGTAAGTTATGTTGTATATGTGGCTGTATAAATTTGAACTATTTATGTTATACAGTTGGATGTTGGTATTTAAGGGCCTAATGTGAATAAATTGTGGGCATTATTTAAGGTCACTgctgtaaataaagaaaatctttatataaaatatatgcaggtgagagagaaagagggagagagagttgACATTATCTAGACAAACGATCTCTCCACAGGTGAACTTGAAAATGAAATCGATATAATAGTTTTAACTTATTTAGTGTAGACAGATAGGCTCTGTGAAAATGCTGCTGTAAGAAAACAACAGTAAAGTGAATCTCAGAGCACTTTAGCTTTCAATGTCATTGTGCATGGTTTGTGTCCACAATAAATATAAAGTCTACTCCACAACTCTGTACTTTtcacttcaaaatatattataaccTCTTATGAACCAGAAGATTTCCTTCGCATGACTCATATTGAAAAGGTTACTAGCTAATTTTGATGTAGGGTTGGCAAATAACATCCACGTTGCGTCACTATAATGTCCTCTCATTCAGCACTGAGTCTGTTATCTAGTGTGTGTCAGCTGCCCTGGCTGAAGGTGTGAATAGTTTTCAGGTAGCTGGAGAGATCCTCCTCGCCCTCCTCCTCCAGATGCTGCTGATAACACTGCAGGAGACGAGAGGCGTTACTCTCCTGCTTCTCGTGAGGCAGGCACGCGCTAGACATGCCCAGATGATGGTGGTCAACGACTTGATGTAATTCTTGGCCAGCGTCAGAGTCTCGATCTTAGAAAGTTTCTTGTCTGTTTTGACGTGAGGGATGGCCTCGCGCAGGTTCTGAAAGGCGTTGTTGAGTGTGTGCATCCTCTGCCTTTCCCTCTCGTTACTCTCCAGCCTGCGCACGTTGCGCTCCTTGGCGCTGCCGTTGTGTCGCCTGCGGCGCGTGCCCGCTCGTGAGCCGCCGTCGCTCCTCCGTGCCCTCCACGTCCGGTCGAGCCTCAAGGACGCCTCTGAACCCTCCTGCTCGCTGGAACCTGGCTCCGTTTCCAGCGTAAAGTCTGGGTCATCCTGCTCTGCCCAAGATTGACCGTTCCGTTTTGACCCCTTTCCTTTGGACTTCATGCTTCACTCACCCACACCCTGGTGTTGGGCCCTGCTATGATCATACACACTTGTTTAgagaaaacattcatttataatgcGAAACTTACTTAGTATTTAAAGTAGGATATTAGCTCATAAGTACTGTCATCTCAAATacattattgctttaataacggaataatatagaaataaataaccGAGGGCATACTGAATCCTGGTTTATTAACCTTATTACAGTAAGATCGTGgtttttgtagtaaaaccatggtaacCACAAATTCAATCCTGTTATCTTATAATATTACTACAATAATACAtatggttatatatatattaaacaagAAACATGCATAATAGGCtacgtttttatttagttactatttatttaaaatatttactacaagtatatatatttttttggttttatataATAGGCCGTCTACTTATAGTTGATTTATAAGCAAAAGTAGGCTACACTAATACAATTAGGCTAATGTCTTTTTCTTAAGACAGAACGAGTTTTAATTTTCAAGTAATTTGCCTAAAAAGGAATAACGTAAGATTTAAGTAAGTTCTTGTATAAACGTAAATATCAAGGCGtccacatttattttctctcttctaGAAGCCTCATGCACAAGCTGTCAATCATTGCTTTTTAGGAAAAAAGTTGTTCTTACCTCAAAGTGAACCTCCGCCAAACTCAAAGTGACGAGTTTAAACGATAAGAGCGTCACTGCGAGCGCTGTTGTCGAGCTGACCGCCGCAGTCAGAATGAAATGATAACGGTCACATGCGCTCTACCTGTTGCTGCTCGATGTCCACGTAGCGCTTTTTCAGCCAATCAAATGCCGGATCCGTTTTGTCTCGAGTCACTCATGAGCTGGCGCATGCATCAGAAATAGAGATTTGAATCTTGTTCATGCGTTCAGCCGATGATGATGACAGAGCTGTGCCACATCTCTGCTCTTACTTCAAGTGCTGTAAAGAAGAGGAGAAATACTGCTGATGTTCTTAACCATGCaaatcacaaacacactgagACGTTTCACCGGTGGGGACTTTCCAGTAGTAAATATGGAGTTTCAAGTGgaattattttttatagataagtgaaagaaagaaaggtacagaagaaaagaaacaaagaatgTGACTGGAGAGATACAACTGTTTCCATATCATTTTATCAGTTTAAAACACTCAAATATTTGCATAGTCATTTGCATTACAAATTGATCTtccatttaaacatttcaaggGGCCGTAATGTATCTTTTGTCTTAAGGTCTCATCAAATGTGTACAGGGAACCTCCCTTTAAACAAACGGTGGCATCAGACAGATCAAACAcagacatgtttatttttcaccTGACCACAGGGAACTTAAAGGCAACATCTAAGGCATTTAACCGTTTTCTCATGTTTTCATGTTGCGCTCTCGTTGCATGTCCTGCATGTTTGCACGAATACATATACAAACCGCTCATGCTTAAAAAAGCAAGATATCTGAATATACACTTCAAGATCTTTTTACTAAGTATGCTCAAGTAAAGTATAATAAAGTACTTCTTGAGACTATGTTGGCCTACTTTTTAGTGAATACATATTCTTTTAAGTAGGTTTAACAGTGGTAGATTTTGAATACACAACTAAATTAcatctatatttt includes:
- the bhlha15 gene encoding LOW QUALITY PROTEIN: class A basic helix-loop-helix protein 15 (The sequence of the model RefSeq protein was modified relative to this genomic sequence to represent the inferred CDS: inserted 1 base in 1 codon) encodes the protein MKSKGKGSKRNGQSWAEQDDPDFTLETEPGSSEQEGSEASLRLDRTWRARRSDGGSRAGTRRRRHNGSAKERNVRRLESNERERQRMHTLNNAFQNLREAIPHVKTDKKLSKIETLTLAKNYIKSLTTIXLGMSSACLPHEKQESNASRLLQCYQQHLEEEGEEDLSSYLKTIHTFSQGS